From the genome of Solea senegalensis isolate Sse05_10M linkage group LG21, IFAPA_SoseM_1, whole genome shotgun sequence:
GAATAGGGAGGAGGCAGTGCACCTGAGGAAATCTTTTCATAGGACGGAGGTGCATTTGGAACCTGGAGAAGAGTACAACAAATAGATTGATATGAAATACAGTAATTGAAAATCTTGAATGATCTCAGTTGACTGGATTACATCTTCCACTGAAGCTCCACTATGCTTAGGCAGAAATGAATATTAACACAATGTTTTTAGTTGCTGATCATTTTATCAAaagtgacatttacattttacacaaattgAAACATTCTGGGAATCTGTTGAAATTGAAACTTGTACAGCTCTATTAATGCCACAGTGAAATAATAGAGAGGAAAGGGAAGGAAGGGATGATCAGCACCATCTCATATGATCTGAAACCAACCCTCCACTCGCCTCTCTTGCGCTTGCATTCCTTCCCTTGGGAATGAGACCTTTTTAATACCTAACCCAAGTCTGGTGACATGGTAATCTCTCTCTTCAGGCTTCCATTGCCTCAGCTTCACATGCTGTGTCTCTATGTCAGAGCCCTGAGGCTTTTTCTAAACAATTGGCCTTAGTCAAAGACTGTAGACTCTACGCAATAATAGAGCTGCTGATTTGTAGGAGTTTATTCATAATAGACAACATTTATTTCCTGTCAATTTGTCTATTATTATTTACCCCTGCATAACCACTGCCTTTAAAGTCCCTTACCGAAGGCCTGAAGCTGCCAAAGTCTGTGAGAGCCATCTTGTTATCTGCTGAAGGTCCTGCCTCTGAATATTGGCCTGTGTAACCAGGTGAACCCAACGGAGGACTCTGCAGTAAAGAGAAAGATGTGTTAAGAGTTTTGTCATTGACAAAGAGTTGGGGAGAGCTAAGTGAAAAGATTTAACAAACCGAACAATAATCTCTGAATACTTCAGTAAAAGGACATATGATGGACTCACCCTGATAATTTTGTAGCCACTCCTCTTCTTGAAGTACCAACATCCCAGGATGAACAGCGCTGCCAGGACAACCACCAGGAATACGATACCCACTGCCCTAGAATGAAAAACGAATCACAAACATTTTAATAGATAGA
Proteins encoded in this window:
- the mlana gene encoding melanoma antigen recognized by T-cells 1; protein product: MRCNHTDKMPRGDFNIYFASSRGGSLRAEEAVGIVFLVVVLAALFILGCWYFKKRSGYKIIRSPPLGSPGYTGQYSEAGPSADNKMALTDFGSFRPSVPNAPPSYEKISSGALPPPYSP